In a genomic window of Sphingomonas lutea:
- the pheS gene encoding phenylalanine--tRNA ligase subunit alpha, with amino-acid sequence MSDDLLDQIAAAGSLQALDAVRVAALGKSGSITAMLKSLGAMDPATRAAEAPKIHALREQISTALAERKTALEDAELDRKLATETIDLSLPVDTGPRGTVHPVSQVMDELAEIFADLGFSVAEGPEIESQWYNFSALNMPENHPARAMQDTFYLEPREGEDEPRVLRTHTSPVQIRTMEKTPPPIRIIAPGRVYRSDSDATHTPMFHQIEGLVIDRAITLGHLKWTLETFLKAFFERNDVAIRMRPSYFPFTEPSAEVDVGYSIENGRRVVGGQDGWMEVLGSGMVHPRVIANCGLDPDEWQGFAFGTGVDRLAMLKYGMDDLRAFFDGDIRWLKHYGFRALDVPTLSAGVGA; translated from the coding sequence ATGTCCGACGACCTGCTCGACCAGATTGCCGCCGCCGGCTCGCTCCAGGCGCTGGATGCCGTGCGCGTGGCCGCGCTTGGCAAGTCGGGCAGCATCACCGCGATGCTCAAGTCCTTGGGTGCGATGGACCCGGCCACGCGCGCGGCGGAAGCGCCGAAGATCCACGCCCTGCGCGAGCAAATCTCGACGGCGCTGGCCGAGCGCAAGACCGCGCTCGAGGACGCCGAGCTAGATCGCAAGCTGGCGACCGAGACGATCGACCTGTCGCTGCCGGTCGACACTGGCCCGCGCGGCACCGTCCACCCGGTCAGCCAGGTAATGGACGAATTGGCCGAGATTTTCGCCGACCTCGGCTTTTCGGTCGCCGAGGGGCCCGAGATCGAAAGCCAATGGTATAATTTTAGCGCGCTCAACATGCCCGAGAACCATCCGGCGCGGGCGATGCAGGACACTTTCTACCTTGAGCCGAGAGAGGGCGAGGACGAGCCGCGCGTGCTGCGCACGCATACCTCGCCGGTTCAGATCCGCACGATGGAAAAGACCCCGCCGCCGATCCGCATCATCGCGCCGGGCCGCGTCTACCGGTCCGACAGCGACGCGACGCACACGCCGATGTTCCACCAGATCGAAGGCCTGGTGATCGACCGCGCGATCACGCTCGGCCACCTCAAGTGGACGCTGGAGACCTTCCTCAAGGCCTTCTTCGAGCGCAACGACGTCGCGATCCGCATGCGCCCGTCCTATTTTCCCTTCACCGAACCGTCGGCCGAGGTCGACGTCGGCTATTCGATCGAGAACGGCCGGCGCGTCGTCGGCGGGCAGGATGGGTGGATGGAAGTGCTTGGCAGCGGCATGGTCCACCCGCGCGTGATCGCCAATTGCGGACTCGATCCCGACGAATGGCAGGGCTTTGCCTTCGGCACCGGCGTCGACCGGCTGGCGATGCTCAAATATGGCATGGACGACCTGCGCGCCTTCTTCGACGGCGATATCCGCTGGCTCAAACATTACGGCTTCCGTGCGCTCGACGTGCCGACGCTGTCGGCGGGAGTGGGCGCGTGA
- the pheT gene encoding phenylalanine--tRNA ligase subunit beta, whose amino-acid sequence MKFTLSWLRDHLDTNASPQEIADKLTAIGLEVEGVTNPAEALAPFRVARVLTADKHPQADKLQVLSVDTGDGGPVQVVCGAPNARAGMLGVFGPPGAYVPGTDMTLKVAAIRGVESRGMMCSVRELQLGEEHDGIIELAADAPVGAAFAEYAGLGDPVFDVNVTPNRPDAMGVNGIARDLAAAGLGTLKPRPVAEIASGFDNPVPIRVEDGSGCAAFAGRLIRGVRNGPSPDWLQQRLKAVGLRPISALVDITNFFSIDAARPLHVYDVKKLRGGITARRGRRGERFLALNDKEYDATPDDCVIADDSGAIGLGGVIGGESTGVDDGTTDVLLECAWFAPEVIAATGRRHQIITDARARFERGVDPLAIAPMVEAATAMIQQLCGGDASQVTFATTKAWADVIAERTVPFRSARVEALAGIDLPEAEQHATLDRLGFRITGNGVVPPSWRSDIDGEADIVEEVARIHGYDNVPSTPLPRAMGVAQPTATRSQIVERRLRRTAAARGLDEAVTWSFISEKEAAAFGGGEWRLANPISEEMKVMRPSLLPGLIAAAQRNLNRGATSVRLFEIGRRYLGEREHPTAAFLMVGDARARHWQTGKARDFSAFDAKAEAVSLLEAAGAPVANLQVFPDAGPTWHPGRSATLRLGPKTILAAFGELHPRLVREHDAPGGCVAGEIYLDAIPAQRASGRARAAYAPPPLQAITRDFAFVVPDGVSADAVIRAMRGADKNAITDVRVFDRYQPDGGELSLAFEVTLQPGDKSFTEEQIAEMSRRIVAAAEKLGARLRS is encoded by the coding sequence ATGAAATTCACTCTTTCGTGGCTGCGCGACCACCTCGACACCAATGCCTCGCCGCAGGAGATCGCCGACAAGCTGACCGCGATCGGACTCGAGGTCGAAGGCGTGACCAATCCCGCCGAGGCACTGGCGCCGTTCCGCGTCGCCCGTGTGCTGACCGCGGACAAGCACCCGCAGGCGGACAAATTGCAGGTGCTGAGCGTCGACACCGGCGACGGCGGGCCGGTCCAGGTGGTGTGCGGCGCCCCCAATGCCCGCGCCGGCATGCTTGGCGTATTCGGCCCGCCGGGCGCCTACGTCCCCGGCACCGACATGACCTTGAAGGTCGCCGCGATCCGCGGCGTCGAGAGCCGCGGCATGATGTGTTCGGTGCGTGAGCTTCAGCTGGGCGAGGAGCATGACGGCATCATCGAGCTTGCCGCCGACGCCCCCGTCGGCGCAGCCTTTGCCGAATATGCCGGGCTTGGCGACCCCGTGTTCGACGTCAACGTAACCCCGAACCGCCCCGATGCGATGGGCGTCAACGGCATTGCCCGCGACCTTGCCGCCGCCGGGCTAGGGACGCTGAAGCCGCGACCGGTTGCCGAAATCGCGAGCGGGTTCGACAATCCGGTCCCGATAAGGGTCGAAGACGGCAGCGGCTGCGCCGCCTTTGCCGGCCGCCTGATCCGCGGCGTTCGCAACGGGCCGAGCCCCGACTGGCTGCAGCAGCGCCTGAAGGCGGTCGGACTGCGCCCCATCTCCGCCCTCGTCGACATCACCAACTTCTTCTCGATCGACGCGGCGCGACCGCTGCACGTCTATGACGTCAAGAAGCTGCGGGGCGGAATCACGGCGCGGCGCGGGCGCAGGGGAGAGCGCTTCCTCGCGCTCAACGACAAGGAATATGATGCGACGCCGGACGATTGCGTGATCGCCGACGACAGCGGCGCCATCGGCCTTGGTGGCGTGATCGGCGGCGAAAGCACCGGCGTCGACGACGGCACCACCGACGTGTTGCTCGAATGCGCGTGGTTCGCGCCCGAGGTCATCGCCGCCACCGGCCGCCGCCACCAGATCATCACCGACGCGCGTGCGCGGTTCGAGCGCGGCGTCGATCCACTGGCGATTGCGCCGATGGTCGAGGCGGCAACGGCGATGATCCAGCAGCTGTGCGGCGGCGACGCATCACAAGTGACCTTCGCCACCACCAAGGCTTGGGCGGACGTGATCGCCGAGCGCACTGTCCCCTTCCGCAGCGCGCGCGTAGAGGCTCTCGCGGGAATCGACTTGCCCGAGGCCGAGCAGCACGCGACCCTCGATCGCCTCGGTTTCCGCATCACAGGCAATGGCGTGGTGCCGCCGAGCTGGCGTTCCGACATCGACGGCGAGGCCGACATCGTCGAGGAAGTCGCGCGCATCCACGGCTACGACAATGTGCCCTCGACGCCGCTGCCGCGGGCCATGGGCGTTGCTCAACCGACGGCCACGCGATCGCAAATCGTCGAGCGGCGCCTGCGCCGCACCGCGGCGGCGCGTGGGCTCGACGAGGCGGTGACCTGGAGCTTCATTTCCGAAAAGGAAGCTGCGGCTTTTGGTGGCGGCGAGTGGCGGCTGGCCAACCCGATCAGCGAGGAGATGAAGGTCATGCGGCCCTCGCTCCTCCCCGGCCTGATCGCCGCCGCGCAGCGCAACCTCAACCGCGGCGCGACGAGCGTCCGCCTGTTCGAGATCGGGCGGCGCTACCTTGGTGAGCGCGAGCATCCCACGGCGGCGTTCCTCATGGTTGGCGACGCGCGGGCGCGGCACTGGCAGACGGGCAAGGCGAGGGATTTCAGTGCGTTCGATGCCAAGGCCGAAGCGGTATCGCTGCTCGAAGCGGCTGGTGCGCCCGTCGCCAATCTGCAGGTTTTCCCCGACGCGGGTCCGACCTGGCACCCTGGACGCTCGGCGACGCTACGGCTTGGGCCCAAGACGATTCTCGCTGCCTTCGGTGAGCTGCATCCGAGGCTGGTGCGCGAGCATGACGCGCCGGGCGGCTGCGTCGCAGGGGAAATCTACCTCGATGCAATTCCGGCGCAACGCGCATCGGGCCGTGCCCGCGCCGCCTATGCGCCGCCGCCGCTTCAGGCGATCACGCGCGACTTCGCCTTCGTCGTGCCCGACGGCGTCAGCGCCGACGCGGTGATCCGTGCCATGCGCGGCGCCGACAAGAACGCGATCACCGACGTGCGCGTCTTCGACCGCTACCAGCCCGACGGCGGCGAACTCAGCCTGGCGTTCGAAGTGACCCTCCAACCCGGCGACAAGAGCTTCACCGAAGAGCAGATCGCTGAAATGTCGCGGCGCATCGTCGCTGCTGCGGAAAAGCTCGGCGCGCGGCTGCGCAGCTAG
- a CDS encoding DUF5996 family protein, with protein sequence MSDWPELRAEQDHETLTVLHLAAQMIGKIRVAHAPWVNHGWHVALQPNARGLASLPTAAGDGRTFTLTLDLCRHAVVLWVSDGSREELPLNAGSIAALYQRLVRLLDQHGLPSRFDGLPNEIEGAVPFAEDKVPRDYSRASAGRLREALAAMLPAFARFRAGFTGKASPVHFWWGSFDLAVTRFSGRTAPPHPGGVPGLPDRVTREAYSHEVSSAGFWAAGAAKAEPFFYSYAYPSPDGFSAAQVAHGRFDDTWGEFILPYDQVRAADDPDRMLGEFLQSTYDVAADLAKWDRSALERAPVAP encoded by the coding sequence ATGAGCGACTGGCCCGAGCTTCGCGCCGAGCAGGATCACGAGACGCTGACCGTGCTGCACCTCGCGGCACAGATGATCGGCAAGATCCGCGTCGCCCATGCGCCCTGGGTCAACCACGGCTGGCATGTCGCGCTGCAGCCCAATGCGCGCGGCCTCGCGTCGCTGCCGACCGCGGCTGGCGACGGGCGCACCTTCACGCTGACGCTCGACCTGTGCCGTCATGCCGTCGTCCTGTGGGTCAGCGACGGCAGCCGCGAGGAGCTGCCGCTCAACGCCGGGAGCATCGCGGCACTCTACCAGCGGCTGGTGCGGCTGCTTGACCAGCACGGCCTGCCGTCGCGCTTCGACGGTCTGCCGAACGAGATCGAAGGCGCGGTGCCCTTTGCCGAGGACAAGGTGCCGCGCGACTACAGCCGCGCCTCGGCGGGGCGGCTGCGCGAGGCGCTGGCGGCGATGCTCCCAGCCTTCGCGCGCTTCCGCGCCGGCTTCACCGGCAAGGCCAGCCCGGTGCACTTCTGGTGGGGAAGTTTCGATCTTGCCGTCACGCGTTTCTCGGGCCGCACCGCGCCGCCGCATCCGGGCGGCGTCCCCGGCCTGCCCGACCGCGTCACGCGCGAGGCGTACAGCCATGAGGTGTCGAGCGCGGGCTTCTGGGCCGCGGGCGCCGCCAAGGCCGAGCCGTTCTTCTACAGCTACGCTTACCCGTCGCCCGATGGCTTCAGCGCGGCGCAAGTCGCGCACGGCCGGTTCGACGACACGTGGGGCGAATTCATCCTGCCCTACGATCAGGTGCGCGCGGCCGACGACCCCGACCGGATGCTCGGCGAATTCCTGCAATCGACCTACGATGTTGCGGCGGACCTGGCGAAATGGGACCGCTCGGCACTCGAGCGGGCCCCGGTCGCGCCTTAG
- a CDS encoding lysophospholipid acyltransferase family protein, which translates to MAVLRSLLFAALFYPGTLVYVAGCFVAGMLSEQALRDTVCAWSRFHGWLCRNVLGIHSRLEGEIPSGPYLIAVKHESMYETIEMVRLTEQPVVVMKRELTEMPFFGWATRNYGVIGVDRAAGAAALRNMLKAGKAALATGRPVLIFPEGTRVAHGEAPALGAGFAGLYRALGLPVVPIALDSGRLWGRGLVKRPGTITIRVGETIPPGLERSAVEAAVHAAINRLN; encoded by the coding sequence ATGGCGGTCTTGCGTTCGCTGCTGTTCGCGGCGCTCTTCTATCCGGGGACGCTGGTCTATGTGGCGGGCTGCTTCGTCGCTGGCATGCTCAGCGAACAGGCGCTGCGCGACACGGTCTGCGCCTGGTCCCGCTTCCACGGCTGGCTGTGCCGCAACGTGCTTGGCATCCACAGCCGGCTCGAAGGCGAAATCCCGTCGGGGCCGTACCTGATCGCGGTCAAGCATGAATCCATGTACGAAACGATCGAAATGGTGCGGCTGACCGAACAGCCCGTCGTGGTCATGAAGCGCGAACTGACCGAAATGCCCTTCTTTGGCTGGGCGACACGCAATTACGGGGTCATCGGGGTCGATCGTGCAGCGGGCGCGGCGGCGCTGCGCAACATGCTCAAGGCGGGCAAGGCCGCGCTGGCGACGGGCCGGCCGGTGCTGATCTTTCCCGAAGGCACGCGCGTGGCGCATGGCGAAGCGCCGGCGCTGGGCGCGGGGTTCGCGGGGCTGTACCGCGCACTCGGCCTGCCGGTCGTCCCGATCGCGCTCGACAGCGGGCGCTTGTGGGGCCGCGGCCTGGTCAAGCGCCCCGGCACGATCACCATCCGCGTCGGCGAAACCATTCCCCCGGGGCTCGAACGAAGCGCGGTCGAGGCCGCGGTCCACGCGGCGATCAACCGCCTCAACTAG